Proteins from a single region of Ischnura elegans chromosome 2, ioIscEleg1.1, whole genome shotgun sequence:
- the LOC124154656 gene encoding uncharacterized protein LOC124154656, with the protein MRQAPLGLGGLLGVLGALLLLIAGTLPAPSAQKTGDADGDWWGGGGWSAWNDTKYFWLSDVEPTEFFPEDEGFIRVAPKAPQAPGPKDHAKTQRRDDGLATPPPPTAEAKIPSRHGRQLLDVSEEDSNPRPFVESDLLGWEGSGEGSGDGAP; encoded by the exons ATGAGGCAGGCGCCCCTCGGCCTAGGCGGTCTTCTGGGCGTCCTTGGGGCATTGCTACTGCTGATTGCAGGGACGCTGCCTGCGCCCTCTGCCCAGAAGACGGGCGATGCCG ATGGAGATTGGTGGGGTGGCGGTGGGTGGTCGGCGTGGAACGACACCAAGTACTTTTGGCTGTCGGACGTGGAGCCCACCGAGTTCTTCCCCGAGGACGAGGGCTTCATTCGCGTCGCCCCCAAGGCCCCACAGGCCCCCGGGCCGAAGGACCACGCCAAGACGCAACGACGCGACGACGGCCTAGCCACTCCACCACCGCCAACGGCCGAAGCGAAAATCCCCTCCCGCCACGGCCGTCAACTGCTGGATGTGTCCGAGGAGGACTCGAACCCACGCCCATTCGTGGAGAGTGACTTGCTGGGTTGGGAGGGCAGCGGAGAAGGCAGCGGGGACGGTGCTCCGTGA